In Amycolatopsis sp. EV170708-02-1, the following are encoded in one genomic region:
- a CDS encoding AbgT family transporter — translation MNLLLRALDGVERLGNKLPHPFWLFVILSGVLALASWGLSAAGVSAVNPATGKTVEAKNLLSADGVRMMVTDAVKSYTSFPPLGTILVVMLGVAVAERSGLLAAVLRSGVSKVSPRWVTFALAFTGMVSHVASDAAYVVLIPLGALAFRAVGRSPILGIVVAFVSISAGYDASPLITPTDAILSGLTTAAAQTIDPAYSVTPLANYFFSLASSVVLAAVITLVTEKVLARRAEAMPVDADAEEDDLGSLELSRQERRGLLAALIALAVFVIALVLAVLPASSPLRGKGGSIIESPLLTSISIFLALGFLAAGWAYGRVAGTVTSSRDIPGFMAHGFREMAPILVLFFAISQFLAYFKWTGIGEITAINGAGLLKSAGVSGPVIMLGILVVVTLVNLIVTSGSAQWALIGPVFVPMLMLLDIPPETTQALYRIADSCTNAITPMSPYFVMALGFLQRYRRSAGIGTLFSMTVPLSFALLVVWTLLFFVFWAFGIPLGPGAPVR, via the coding sequence ATGAACCTCCTGCTGCGCGCGCTCGACGGCGTCGAGCGGCTCGGCAACAAGCTGCCGCATCCGTTCTGGCTGTTCGTCATCCTGAGCGGAGTGCTGGCACTGGCCAGCTGGGGGCTCAGCGCGGCCGGGGTGTCCGCGGTGAACCCGGCCACCGGCAAGACGGTCGAGGCGAAGAACCTGTTGTCCGCCGACGGCGTGCGGATGATGGTGACCGACGCGGTCAAGAGCTACACGTCGTTCCCGCCGCTGGGCACCATCCTCGTGGTGATGCTCGGCGTGGCGGTCGCCGAGCGGTCCGGTCTGCTCGCGGCCGTGCTCCGGTCCGGCGTTTCGAAGGTTTCGCCGCGGTGGGTGACCTTCGCGCTGGCGTTCACCGGAATGGTGTCCCACGTCGCCTCCGACGCGGCCTATGTGGTGCTGATCCCGTTGGGGGCCTTGGCTTTCCGCGCGGTGGGGCGGAGCCCGATCCTGGGCATCGTGGTCGCGTTCGTGTCCATCTCCGCCGGATACGACGCGAGCCCGCTGATCACGCCGACCGACGCCATCCTGTCCGGGCTGACCACGGCGGCCGCGCAGACGATCGATCCGGCCTATTCGGTCACCCCGCTGGCCAACTACTTCTTCTCGCTCGCCTCGTCGGTCGTGCTGGCCGCCGTGATCACGCTCGTGACGGAGAAGGTCCTCGCGCGGCGGGCCGAGGCGATGCCCGTCGACGCCGACGCGGAGGAGGACGATCTCGGCTCGCTCGAGCTCAGCCGCCAGGAACGACGGGGCCTGCTCGCCGCGCTCATCGCGCTCGCCGTCTTCGTGATCGCGCTGGTGCTGGCGGTGCTGCCCGCCTCGTCGCCGTTACGCGGCAAGGGCGGAAGCATCATCGAGTCACCGTTGCTGACCTCCATCTCGATCTTCCTCGCGCTCGGCTTCCTGGCCGCGGGCTGGGCCTACGGCAGGGTCGCCGGGACGGTGACCAGCAGCCGTGACATCCCGGGGTTCATGGCACACGGTTTCCGCGAGATGGCGCCGATCCTGGTGCTGTTCTTCGCCATCTCCCAGTTCCTGGCCTACTTCAAATGGACCGGCATCGGTGAGATCACCGCGATCAACGGCGCCGGGCTGCTCAAATCCGCCGGGGTCTCCGGGCCGGTCATCATGCTGGGCATCCTCGTCGTGGTGACCCTGGTGAACCTGATCGTCACCAGCGGCTCCGCCCAATGGGCGCTGATCGGCCCGGTGTTCGTGCCGATGCTGATGCTGCTGGACATCCCGCCGGAGACCACGCAGGCGCTGTACCGCATCGCGGACTCGTGCACGAACGCGATCACCCCGATGAGCCCGTATTTCGTGATGGCGCTGGGCTTCCTGCAGCGCTACCGGCGTTCGGCGGGGATCGGCACGCTGTTCTCGATGACGGTCCCGCTCTCGTTCGCCCTGCTGGTGGTGTGGACGTTGCTGTTCTTCGTGTTCTGGGCGTTCGGCATCCCGCTCGGCCCCGGCGCCCCCGTTCGGTAG
- a CDS encoding Lrp/AsnC family transcriptional regulator has product MLTEPDLDLIAALQIAPRASVATLAEALDVSASTVGRRLVRLEEQRILRVIGQVDWTARARGNPRHVWVTTEPGASGSAAKALARFPEVQLAAETAGRSDVYLAVHVPDRAEARELLAERIPGVPGVAGTHSELVLRALTRADSWRLHRLSEDQQKILSREQVVPAPPDGFDADEVGPDERRLIGLLAGNGRITAAEAGRSLDLSQSTAYRLIQSTLRRGIVRPRVEVEPAQLGYELEAVIALTITPGAIQAVAGELARHPSARYVSIVAGTASVIHQGVFRNEDEMADFLTRDLAPLPGITALQVSVVLRMLRRYWLYREDGRFAPDHP; this is encoded by the coding sequence ATGCTGACCGAACCCGACCTCGACCTGATCGCGGCGCTGCAGATCGCCCCGCGCGCCTCGGTCGCCACGCTCGCCGAGGCGCTCGACGTCTCCGCCAGCACGGTGGGACGACGGCTGGTCCGGCTCGAGGAACAGCGGATCCTGCGGGTGATCGGCCAGGTCGATTGGACCGCGAGGGCTCGCGGGAACCCGCGCCACGTCTGGGTCACGACCGAACCGGGTGCGTCCGGTTCGGCGGCGAAGGCCCTCGCACGGTTTCCCGAGGTCCAGCTCGCGGCGGAGACCGCGGGCCGGTCGGACGTCTACCTGGCCGTGCACGTTCCGGACCGGGCCGAGGCGCGCGAACTGCTCGCCGAGCGCATCCCCGGGGTGCCGGGGGTGGCGGGAACCCATTCGGAGCTGGTGCTGCGGGCGCTCACCAGGGCCGACTCCTGGCGTCTGCACCGGCTGAGCGAAGACCAGCAGAAGATCTTGTCCCGCGAACAGGTGGTCCCGGCCCCGCCGGACGGCTTCGACGCCGACGAAGTGGGCCCGGACGAGCGGCGGCTCATCGGGCTGCTGGCCGGGAACGGGCGGATCACCGCGGCCGAAGCGGGCCGGAGCCTCGACCTCAGCCAGTCCACCGCCTACCGGCTGATCCAGTCGACGTTGCGGCGCGGCATCGTCCGGCCACGCGTCGAGGTGGAACCCGCGCAACTCGGCTACGAACTGGAGGCGGTCATCGCGCTGACCATCACCCCGGGCGCCATCCAGGCCGTGGCCGGGGAGCTGGCGCGGCATCCGTCGGCGCGGTACGTGTCGATCGTCGCAGGCACCGCTTCGGTCATCCACCAGGGTGTGTTCCGGAACGAGGACGAGATGGCCGACTTCCTCACCAGGGACCTCGCCCCCTTGCCCGGGATCACCGCACTGCAGGTCTCCGTGGTGTTGCGCATGCTGCGCCGGTACTGGCTGTACCGGGAGGACGGCAGGTTCGCGCCGGACCACCCCTGA
- a CDS encoding FAD-dependent oxidoreductase encodes MGNVLICGAGVAGSALAYWLARGGFEVTVVERAHGMRSSGNPVDVRGPALPVVEAMGVVGRLRDVATRTKRVCLLGGDGRRIATVGLPSAKGEELEVPRADLVTVLYEAARGDAEFLFDDTIAALRQDEHGVDVTFDRAAPRRFDFVIGADGLHSAVRRLAFGAERSFVRPTGIFVATTSFGGPVDHPEEVLLHNTPGRLVAVHPCRDDGGVAFIFRAQAENVDHRDTARHKRIVTAAYGDVGWRVPALLERLRESDDVFFDAVSVVDLPSWSHGRIALVGDAASCVSLLGEGSSLAIAGAYTLAAALPSASSAGFGRYEAEHRVRVKSARRTVKLTAAMLVPKTGIGLAARNLAARAWPWSV; translated from the coding sequence ATGGGGAACGTGTTGATCTGCGGTGCCGGGGTCGCCGGCTCGGCCCTCGCCTATTGGCTGGCTCGTGGCGGCTTCGAGGTCACTGTCGTCGAGCGGGCACACGGCATGCGCTCCAGCGGTAACCCGGTCGACGTCCGCGGGCCCGCCCTGCCGGTCGTCGAAGCCATGGGTGTCGTGGGCCGTCTGCGAGACGTCGCGACGAGAACGAAAAGAGTGTGTCTGCTCGGCGGAGACGGCCGCCGGATCGCCACCGTCGGCCTGCCCTCGGCCAAGGGGGAGGAGCTCGAGGTCCCCCGAGCCGATCTCGTCACCGTGCTGTACGAGGCGGCCAGGGGCGACGCCGAATTCCTGTTCGACGATACGATCGCCGCGCTGCGCCAGGACGAGCACGGCGTCGACGTCACCTTCGACCGGGCGGCACCACGGCGCTTCGACTTCGTGATCGGCGCGGACGGCCTGCACTCCGCGGTCCGGAGGCTCGCCTTCGGTGCCGAGCGTTCGTTCGTGCGACCCACGGGGATCTTTGTCGCCACGACGTCGTTCGGCGGCCCGGTCGATCACCCCGAGGAAGTGCTCCTGCACAACACGCCGGGCCGGCTGGTCGCCGTCCACCCGTGCCGGGACGACGGCGGCGTCGCGTTCATCTTCCGTGCCCAGGCGGAGAATGTGGACCACCGGGACACGGCCCGGCACAAGCGGATCGTCACGGCGGCGTACGGCGACGTCGGATGGCGGGTCCCCGCGTTGCTCGAACGCCTGCGGGAGTCCGACGATGTCTTCTTCGACGCGGTCAGCGTCGTCGACCTCCCGTCATGGTCACACGGCCGGATCGCCTTGGTGGGTGACGCCGCCTCCTGTGTTTCCCTGCTCGGTGAAGGTTCCAGCCTCGCGATCGCCGGGGCGTACACGCTGGCCGCCGCGCTGCCGTCGGCATCGTCCGCCGGTTTCGGCCGGTACGAGGCCGAGCACCGCGTCAGGGTCAAGTCCGCGCGGCGCACCGTCAAGCTGACCGCCGCCATGCTCGTGCCGAAGACCGGAATCGGCTTGGCGGCCCGGAATCTCGCGGCCCGCGCCTGGCCGTGGAGCGTCTGA
- a CDS encoding TetR/AcrR family transcriptional regulator, translating into MSLRDRKRARTRQALIDAATELFERKGYDETTIADIAAAAEIGARTFFSYFASKEELLFPEADERVQAAIDAIATREPAEGPADVLLRALSQVTASGDEMVSPLAALRLRMIQTVPAVRGRALQEQLSAQREIAKHLAAAFPDRIDPVGAAALTGAFVGAVTGALQALLDDTGETDPATLQAAMRTATEVALAPWRRSP; encoded by the coding sequence ATGTCCCTCCGTGATCGAAAGCGAGCACGCACGCGCCAAGCCCTGATCGACGCGGCGACGGAACTCTTCGAGCGCAAGGGCTACGACGAGACGACGATCGCCGACATCGCGGCGGCCGCGGAGATCGGCGCGCGCACGTTCTTCAGCTACTTCGCCAGCAAAGAAGAGCTTCTGTTCCCGGAAGCCGATGAGCGCGTGCAGGCCGCCATCGACGCCATCGCCACTCGCGAACCGGCCGAAGGCCCGGCCGACGTACTGCTGCGAGCACTGAGCCAGGTCACCGCCTCCGGCGACGAGATGGTCAGCCCCCTGGCGGCCCTGCGGCTCCGGATGATCCAGACCGTGCCCGCCGTCCGCGGACGCGCGCTTCAGGAACAGCTGAGCGCGCAACGAGAAATCGCGAAACATCTGGCGGCCGCGTTCCCCGACCGGATCGATCCGGTGGGCGCGGCGGCGCTGACGGGGGCGTTCGTCGGCGCGGTCACCGGCGCGCTCCAGGCCCTGCTCGACGACACCGGCGAAACGGACCCCGCCACACTGCAGGCCGCGATGAGGACCGCGACCGAAGTCGCGCTCGCGCCCTGGCGACGATCACCATGA
- a CDS encoding SgcJ/EcaC family oxidoreductase produces MRSKAMTLTGICTAAAGLAVMSACSAGNAQPAQPQQAAPSQQVIAGLFDDWNAALATGDADKVADLYAPDAVLLPTVSNKVRTDRAAIVDYFRHFLANKPVGKIEQEVVGVLDADTAVNTGVYRFDLTQNGSPQQVQARYTFVYELRGGKWLIVNHHSSTMPEKKQG; encoded by the coding sequence ATGCGCAGCAAGGCCATGACTCTCACCGGTATCTGCACCGCCGCGGCCGGGCTCGCGGTGATGAGCGCGTGCTCCGCGGGCAACGCGCAGCCCGCCCAACCCCAGCAGGCCGCCCCCTCGCAGCAGGTGATCGCCGGGCTCTTCGACGACTGGAACGCCGCGCTGGCGACCGGCGACGCCGACAAGGTCGCCGACCTCTACGCGCCGGACGCGGTGCTGCTGCCGACGGTGTCGAACAAGGTCCGGACCGACCGCGCCGCGATCGTCGACTATTTCCGGCACTTCCTGGCGAACAAGCCGGTCGGCAAGATCGAGCAGGAGGTGGTCGGCGTCCTCGACGCCGACACCGCGGTCAACACCGGTGTCTACCGCTTCGACCTCACCCAGAACGGCTCGCCGCAGCAGGTCCAGGCTCGCTATACGTTCGTCTACGAGCTGCGCGGGGGAAAGTGGCTGATCGTCAACCACCACTCGTCCACCATGCCGGAGAAGAAGCAGGGCTAG
- a CDS encoding HAMP domain-containing sensor histidine kinase, producing the protein MNRRLVVSYVLLVAVAIAAFTVPVAFVLTGQLRGDVETSVRREAATAALLLAAPDVPSRQALARLAAAYEQETPGRLDALLADGTAAAPLPLPAAPDDPAFAAALTGREDARWGEAVALGAEGLVLAVPARDSSGAVVGAVRVSYPAAPLDERQLQIWGFRAILAVAVLIVAAILGALLARRLTRPFRELNGMAQRLRDGDLGARVLESGPTETRTLARTLNTAAETIDTLVRSQRAFIADASHQLRTPLTALRLSLDNVADGVSDPLVREDIDLATAEVVRMNRLVNGLLVLARAETAVGAPERVRVADVVDDRFEVWRAVAAERAVVLRAEHGDGAQNVSANPGNLEQILDNVLSNAIEVSPAGGAVTVRTSRSGEDVLLDVTDEGPGLPAADRHRAFDRFWRGAGTTGPSGSGLGLAIVKQLVTDDGGTVALTDAVGGGLCVRISLRAA; encoded by the coding sequence ATGAACCGCAGGCTGGTCGTCAGCTATGTCCTGCTGGTCGCCGTCGCGATCGCCGCGTTCACCGTGCCGGTGGCCTTCGTCCTGACCGGGCAGCTGCGCGGCGACGTGGAGACGTCGGTGCGCCGTGAGGCAGCGACCGCGGCGTTGTTGCTGGCGGCACCGGACGTCCCGTCTCGGCAGGCGCTCGCGCGGCTGGCCGCCGCCTATGAGCAGGAGACCCCGGGACGACTGGACGCGTTGCTGGCCGACGGGACCGCGGCCGCTCCGCTGCCGTTGCCCGCCGCGCCGGACGATCCCGCGTTCGCCGCCGCGTTGACCGGGCGCGAGGACGCACGGTGGGGCGAGGCCGTCGCCTTGGGAGCCGAAGGCCTGGTGCTGGCCGTGCCCGCGCGAGATTCCTCCGGTGCGGTGGTCGGCGCGGTGCGGGTGAGTTACCCCGCCGCACCGCTGGACGAGCGGCAGCTGCAGATCTGGGGTTTCCGCGCGATACTCGCCGTGGCCGTGCTGATCGTCGCCGCGATCCTCGGTGCCCTGCTGGCCAGGCGGCTCACCCGGCCCTTCCGCGAACTCAACGGGATGGCGCAACGGCTGCGGGACGGAGACCTCGGCGCGCGGGTACTGGAGTCCGGGCCGACCGAGACCCGCACGCTGGCCAGGACGCTGAACACCGCGGCGGAAACGATCGACACGCTCGTCCGGTCTCAGCGCGCGTTCATCGCCGACGCCTCGCACCAGCTGCGCACCCCGCTCACCGCCTTGCGGCTTTCCCTGGACAACGTCGCGGACGGGGTGTCCGATCCGCTGGTGCGGGAGGACATCGACCTCGCCACCGCCGAAGTCGTGCGGATGAACCGGCTCGTCAACGGTCTGCTCGTGCTGGCGAGGGCGGAGACCGCGGTGGGCGCGCCGGAGCGGGTCCGGGTGGCCGATGTCGTCGATGACCGGTTCGAGGTGTGGCGTGCGGTCGCCGCCGAGCGGGCCGTTGTCCTGCGCGCGGAGCACGGCGACGGAGCGCAGAACGTGTCGGCCAACCCGGGAAATCTGGAACAGATCCTCGACAACGTGTTGTCCAACGCGATCGAGGTCTCGCCCGCGGGCGGCGCGGTCACCGTCCGGACGAGCAGGTCTGGTGAGGATGTCCTCCTCGACGTGACCGACGAGGGGCCCGGCCTGCCCGCGGCCGACCGGCACCGGGCGTTCGACCGGTTCTGGCGCGGCGCGGGCACGACCGGTCCGTCCGGATCCGGGCTCGGGCTGGCGATCGTGAAACAACTGGTCACCGACGATGGCGGTACCGTGGCCCTGACCGACGCCGTCGGCGGCGGTCTCTGCGTCAGGATCAGCCTGCGCGCGGCCTAG
- a CDS encoding response regulator transcription factor, which translates to MRVLLVEDDEPIAESLRRGLVRYGYEVEWVRTGAEALAAEIGEVVLLDLGLPDTDGLDVCRELRARSDVPIIVISARSDEVDRVVGLEIGADDYVSKPFGVREVIARIRAVLRRTKAPGGGQSSETAPESHAGGRLVIDRRARRVRLDGVELSLPPKEFDLLVFLAEEPGAALTREQIMEAVWDANWFGPTKTLDVHVAALRRKLGDAVTLETVRGVGFRLVVS; encoded by the coding sequence GTGCGGGTACTGCTGGTTGAAGACGACGAACCGATCGCGGAGTCCCTCCGGCGTGGTCTGGTCCGGTACGGCTACGAGGTCGAGTGGGTCCGGACCGGCGCGGAAGCACTCGCGGCCGAGATCGGTGAGGTGGTTCTGCTCGACCTCGGCCTGCCGGACACGGACGGGCTGGACGTCTGCCGTGAGCTGAGGGCGCGCAGTGACGTGCCGATCATCGTCATCAGCGCGCGGTCCGACGAGGTCGACAGGGTCGTCGGCCTGGAGATCGGCGCGGACGACTACGTCTCCAAGCCTTTCGGGGTGCGGGAAGTCATCGCCAGGATACGAGCGGTGCTCCGGCGGACCAAGGCGCCGGGCGGCGGACAGTCCTCCGAAACGGCACCGGAGAGCCACGCCGGAGGACGGCTGGTCATCGACCGGCGGGCCCGCCGGGTACGGCTGGACGGTGTGGAGCTTTCCCTGCCGCCCAAGGAGTTCGACTTGCTGGTCTTCCTCGCCGAGGAACCGGGTGCGGCGCTGACCCGCGAGCAGATCATGGAGGCCGTCTGGGATGCCAACTGGTTCGGCCCGACCAAGACGCTCGATGTCCATGTCGCCGCGCTGCGCCGCAAGCTCGGCGACGCGGTGACGCTGGAGACCGTCCGGGGAGTCGGGTTCCGGCTGGTCGTGTCCTGA
- a CDS encoding LuxR C-terminal-related transcriptional regulator — translation MTPCGVTSLARRTSYIDRAQLTTRALELLNAGPVVTLTGAGGVGKTRLAAAVAETVSGKYPDGVTFVELAEVRNVELLPNVVAERLGLYDQSARQQLDVVADFLRSRRQLLVLDNCEHVLETGADMVAALVAACPKLNVLTTSRQSLGVLGEQVLVVPPLSVPDGEAAGSAAELETYEAPRLFADRARAVLPAFEITDGNCRDIAAICRGLGGLPLAIELAAVRLRVLSVSQLRTRLADPLSLLSRGRRDGPARHRTLRATIEWSHALCSEHEQRVLARASVFSGGFALAAAEWVCAGDGIPAGDVLDLVHGLIDKSLLTAEEAGGELRYSMLETLREYGAERLAETGETERVARLHRAWCADLTARYAAGWIGPDQVAWLRRISLEHANLRAALEYCATAPGEAVVGLRMINQLDVYWSARGLLNEAHRWLDRQMAAAPPDTPEWPQSLLLRAWYSVLRGDADAAAADVRVSRELAERTGGEVTAAYAEAIRATAVLYFGTEPVDWFGTAREVFRRHGLTAAEAYAEFHHRHATAFDGDLETAREQFAASIAAAEATGELYWRSWDWWALSVTEELHGDPAASERAALESFRLQQVLGNRSAEPHTVVALGCAATHRGDMIRAATLFGIGGTMWAAIGTDPRRFGRFTAHNVEVTARVVKTLGLDEVKRHYRFGKSLSRQDAVRYVLEGPASPAARASSAPLSAREFEIAELVTRGLTNRQIAAELFISPRTADTHLSHIYTKLGVSSRAELAAWVVRRADTQAGDPNT, via the coding sequence ATGACACCGTGCGGCGTCACATCGTTGGCCCGGCGGACCAGCTACATCGACCGTGCGCAACTGACGACGCGAGCTCTGGAGTTGCTGAACGCCGGGCCGGTGGTCACGTTGACCGGCGCGGGCGGGGTGGGCAAGACGCGATTGGCCGCCGCGGTGGCCGAAACGGTTTCCGGGAAATACCCGGACGGCGTGACTTTCGTCGAGCTGGCCGAGGTGCGAAACGTCGAGCTGTTGCCCAATGTGGTGGCCGAGCGGCTCGGGCTCTACGACCAGTCCGCGCGGCAGCAGCTGGATGTGGTCGCCGACTTTCTGCGGTCCCGCCGTCAGCTGCTCGTGCTGGACAATTGCGAACACGTGCTGGAAACCGGCGCCGACATGGTGGCCGCGCTCGTCGCGGCATGCCCGAAGCTGAACGTGCTCACGACCAGCCGCCAATCCCTGGGAGTTCTCGGCGAACAGGTGCTGGTGGTGCCGCCGTTGTCGGTACCGGACGGCGAGGCGGCCGGCTCGGCGGCCGAGCTGGAAACCTACGAGGCGCCGCGGCTGTTCGCCGATCGGGCACGCGCCGTGCTGCCGGCCTTCGAGATCACCGACGGGAACTGCCGGGACATCGCCGCGATCTGCCGCGGCCTGGGTGGGCTGCCGTTGGCCATCGAGCTGGCCGCGGTACGGCTCCGCGTGTTGTCGGTGTCGCAGCTCAGGACCCGCTTGGCCGATCCGCTTTCTTTGCTGTCACGAGGGCGCAGGGACGGCCCCGCCCGGCATCGGACGCTGCGCGCGACGATCGAGTGGAGCCACGCGCTCTGCTCCGAGCACGAACAACGTGTCCTGGCCCGCGCTTCGGTGTTTTCCGGCGGCTTCGCGCTGGCTGCCGCCGAATGGGTCTGCGCGGGCGACGGAATCCCGGCCGGGGACGTGCTCGACCTGGTGCACGGGCTGATCGACAAGTCCCTGCTGACCGCCGAGGAGGCCGGCGGCGAACTCCGGTACAGCATGCTGGAAACGCTGCGCGAATACGGCGCCGAGCGGCTCGCCGAAACGGGCGAAACGGAACGCGTGGCCCGTCTGCATCGCGCTTGGTGCGCCGACCTCACCGCCCGCTACGCGGCCGGCTGGATCGGGCCGGACCAAGTCGCCTGGCTGCGGCGGATCTCGCTCGAACACGCCAATCTCCGCGCCGCGCTCGAGTACTGCGCCACCGCGCCGGGCGAAGCGGTCGTCGGCCTGCGGATGATCAACCAGCTCGACGTGTACTGGTCCGCGCGTGGGCTGCTCAACGAAGCGCACCGCTGGCTGGACAGGCAGATGGCCGCCGCGCCGCCCGACACCCCGGAGTGGCCGCAGAGTCTCCTGCTCCGCGCGTGGTACTCCGTCCTTCGTGGCGACGCCGACGCCGCGGCGGCCGACGTGCGCGTCAGCCGGGAACTGGCCGAGCGGACCGGCGGCGAGGTCACCGCCGCCTACGCCGAGGCGATACGGGCGACCGCCGTCCTCTACTTCGGCACCGAGCCCGTCGACTGGTTCGGTACGGCCAGGGAGGTGTTCCGGCGGCACGGGCTGACCGCGGCCGAAGCGTACGCCGAATTCCATCACCGGCACGCGACCGCGTTCGACGGCGATCTCGAAACGGCCAGGGAACAGTTCGCCGCGAGCATCGCTGCGGCGGAGGCCACCGGCGAGCTCTACTGGCGGTCTTGGGACTGGTGGGCGTTGAGCGTGACGGAGGAGCTGCACGGCGACCCGGCCGCCTCCGAGCGGGCCGCGCTGGAGTCGTTCCGTTTGCAACAGGTCCTGGGCAACCGGTCGGCCGAGCCCCACACCGTGGTCGCCCTCGGGTGCGCCGCCACCCATCGCGGCGACATGATCCGCGCGGCGACCCTGTTCGGAATCGGCGGGACGATGTGGGCCGCCATCGGTACCGATCCGCGGCGTTTCGGCCGGTTCACCGCGCACAACGTCGAGGTCACGGCACGAGTCGTCAAGACGCTGGGTCTCGACGAGGTCAAGCGGCATTACCGGTTCGGCAAGTCCCTGTCCCGCCAGGACGCCGTGCGTTACGTACTGGAGGGGCCGGCGTCTCCGGCGGCGAGGGCGTCGAGCGCCCCTCTGAGCGCGCGGGAGTTCGAGATCGCCGAACTGGTCACGCGTGGCCTGACCAATCGGCAGATCGCCGCCGAGCTGTTCATCTCGCCGCGGACCGCCGACACGCACCTCAGCCACATCTACACCAAGCTCGGCGTCAGCTCACGCGCCGAACTCGCGGCCTGGGTGGTACGCCGCGCCGATACGCAGGCCGGAGACCCCAATACGTAG
- a CDS encoding cutinase family protein, which translates to MSARWGRWTAAIGLAVGAVAIPAPVAEATAACPDLDVVFARGTTEIPGPGVVGKPLIPAVQRALPGKSVTSYAVDYAASIDQSSAGPGATDMTRHVVRLAAACPSTKFVLGGLSQGASVTDIAIGLKTGLGTGETVPAGLADRVVAVVAFGNPLGGLFRQTIKDTSAVYGPKALELCNLGDLVCGGLGTRGPGFGHLSYAFDGSVDLAARFIGHHYR; encoded by the coding sequence ATGAGCGCACGATGGGGCCGTTGGACGGCGGCAATCGGACTGGCCGTCGGCGCCGTGGCCATACCGGCCCCCGTGGCCGAGGCCACGGCGGCATGCCCGGATCTGGACGTGGTGTTCGCTCGCGGCACCACGGAGATCCCCGGCCCCGGCGTCGTCGGCAAGCCACTCATCCCGGCCGTACAGCGGGCGCTGCCCGGCAAGTCGGTCACCTCGTACGCGGTCGATTACGCGGCTTCGATCGACCAGAGCAGCGCGGGCCCCGGCGCCACCGACATGACCCGCCACGTCGTCCGGCTGGCGGCCGCCTGCCCGAGCACGAAGTTCGTGCTCGGTGGCCTGTCGCAGGGCGCCAGCGTCACCGATATCGCCATCGGCCTCAAAACCGGCCTCGGCACCGGTGAGACCGTGCCGGCCGGCCTCGCCGACCGCGTGGTGGCGGTCGTGGCCTTCGGCAACCCCCTCGGCGGCCTGTTCCGGCAGACGATCAAGGACACCAGCGCCGTCTACGGGCCGAAAGCACTCGAACTCTGCAATCTCGGCGACCTCGTCTGTGGCGGACTCGGCACTCGCGGGCCCGGCTTCGGCCACCTGTCCTACGCGTTCGACGGAAGTGTCGACCTGGCCGCGCGGTTCATCGGCCACCACTACCGGTGA